The Erigeron canadensis isolate Cc75 chromosome 1, C_canadensis_v1, whole genome shotgun sequence genome segment AAAGTGTTGCAAACCCAAGGTAGCCCGGCCTCCACTCTCTTACTACTTACCTGGTGTCTCATTGATTCTTGTCTCTGTTCAGTGGATGATACCGAtcaattaattgattaattgcGTGCAGGATGGTGGTCCCCTCAAGTATTTGAGTACAACAATCTTTAACTTTTGCTCTTCTGAGACACTTAGAGACTTTTACATGGCTAATTTTTATAGAATGGAGTGGGACAAGACCTTGATTGACCATCGGCAGTTGCAGGTGGATGAGAATAGTGGTACTGAAATTGGCCGTACAATTAAAAAATTCCCCCTTTTGACTCCTAGGGAATACATTCTAGCATGGAGGCTATGGGAAGGAAGAGATCAAACCTATTATTGTTACAGTAAGGTATTCAATgcgtatgtgtgtgtttgtgtgtgtgtatatttccTTGGTATGTTTTCCCATTTTCTGAGTTTTAATGTGTGTGTTAATGGACCTGATTTTCTTGTTCGTTAGCGATTAGGGTTTCGAATGCAGGGTACATAGATTTCATGAGTTATAAAGAAAGAATACCATTTTTTCCTATATTGGGAAAGGGTATGGCCctccaaaaaaatatttaaagttttacaTTTGTAAAAAATACTATGCACATGATAGACCTCACTTCGTTACCAATCCACAGATCAAAGATACTATCTGATAGAGGACCAAACCAAAAGTTAATACCAAGGTTTTTGTATAAATAGTGATATTGATTATGTCTATAAAAGGGTTACTATAGAATGCATTTATTGGAGAAGCGGGTTGCACATAGGTACCATGTAGAGCACATAGGCACCATGTAGAACTAATCTTTTTTCAATCAATGCGTACATGTTTCCCTTTAAGATAAGGACATGGTAAAAAGAGAATTATAGGAGTCGGCAACGACTTTATAAAGATATCGTCAATCTAATATGAGAGAAGGTGCATTGATAACTATACATGAAGACTACCTGTTGgtgcccattggtaaggtctttgatctTGGGAGGGTCCACGTGGGTTCGAGTCTCATTTCCAACAATTGTAAGCTAGGCAAGTTAAGCTATGTAAGCTAGACTTTCGTATCTGGGCTCGGTAGAATTTGTGTGTTGTTCACAAGTGGACCATGAGACAAAAACCAAATAGATTGCAACTCCATTTGTGGAAGACCCACCCAACCAAACCGAATCAATAGGAACATGCTAAGCACTTAGGCCATGCATACGCCTCAGCCATTCAGAATTGCAGAGGTCTATCATTATTGATATGATTTATTGCTTAGGATTTCTATTGAGTCTATCGGGCGAGTCATTTTACCACTCGAAAGCAAATCATTGGGAGAGAAGGTTACCTTTCATAGGCTGTTGGACCGCTTAGTAAGATATTTACCAGTTAAAGGCAAATCAAATTGGCATCTAAGCAGTTTCCTGTACAAGGTTGGGGAACTCGTGACTTGGGATCAGATCGGCGAGGGGGGATGTCAGGATCTGAAAACGTGGGATCAGATCAGCGAGAAATCGGATTgggttttttatatattaaaataataatctataaaATTATATGTACGAAACTTTAAACTTAAACAGTATTATTTAGAAACATCAAAAtaatacttcaaagttcaagttTAATCATTTAGAAACGTAAACTTGAACCAATCTAGGATTTTATTTGAAGttgattacaaaaaaaaatgttgacaCGAGTTTTGAGCTGATTCGGCTGATTTTAGTTGGACGATTGTTGACCGAGTCGCTGAATTAAAACAAGGTTGAATTGAGTTTTGATCCGTTGACCGATTTATAGTCGGATCCCGTTGAATCGAATCCTCGTACCCCCAATCCCTAATTATCGGCCGATCCGGCCGATTATCACAACCCTGATCCTGTGAATGAGAAAATTGGGCAATTGTTAAAAGCTTGTAATTATGAGCCAGAAGGGCAGCGAACTGGACAACTAGGACACTGGGGGTTGGAGCGCTGCCAGACTGCCAGAGGCGATGTGACACATGCCAACAATTATCGTCCTCGCCGTTTGTCACACATCACACTTATAGAGGCATTATAAGAAAGAACGGATACATGTTATTTTGTGAAAAAGGGGACGAAAGAAGTGTTATTGAGGTGCCTGGTTGTTTTAATATACAAATGGGTCTGgattagataaatattaatatgtcaCCAAACGAAATGACAGTGATAGCAAGCGGGTGGAATTCTACGAACATCTGACACgtgtatattttttgtatatttctTTGATAGCACAACTCTTTATATAGGAAATGAGTAAGGTTGATTATTATTCTTGATTAGATCCATTGTTTAGGGTTCGCATTGACTTTGTTAGGAGATTAAACCGTTAACCATTATTACTTGTTTTTTAGTCATTTAAAATCATCGAGTCCTAATACATTATTATTTTCAATGTTATCTCTTCTTTGATAATTTATCCCATGTTGTCAGGAATGTGACCATCCTTTAGCTCCAACACAAAAGAAGTATGTACGGGTTAGCCTTTTCAGGTCTGGTTGGAGAATCAAGGCAGGCAAGTTTCTAAGTTACCCTTTATATTGCCTTTTTGGATCATAGCCAGTTATTTAGCTTCCATCTCTTTTTCCAGATTTGTTTTTTTCGTGTGTCGATTGGACTATTTATCTTTCTCTCAAGTAGATAATGTTCTATCCATCTGAGAACGTTGAGTCACAGAGTGactttcgttagttgtagacaATATGATGATTTGCTTTATACGTGTTTCAAGGCCCAACAATAGGTTACCctttttcatatactttttccTTCTCATTTTGTGCATGTTAAGGTGCTGTGTAAGTGTTTTTGTTTCAACATTAGCTTAAAGTATTTGTGTTGTACACAAACTAGATGAAGTGTATATATTAAAACCCGTACAAGCAATTTGCCAAGTTTTTATGTGTTACAGACTTACAGAACACCttttaatatctatatttttttaatgtgtaaTTGGTACAATAGGTCACCTAAGCTCAATGAATACATCTTGCAAAATGTTGATGAAAGGTTTTGGAAAATGTTGATGAAAGGTTATGTACCAAGAGATCTTCACGCTACAACACATTAATCAgtatatgcatttttttttgtcaacaTGCACACAGTTATAAATGGGTATATTTGTCAGCATGCATGCAACACGCTTATGTATCATGACACCTAAAAATGTGGAGAAACCGGCTAAAACTTCATTTATTTGAAGTGTTGTTTATCTACATCTTTTCTTCACACTTTCTGATCTCGATGCTTTTAAGTGGGGATCTTTTCTCTTGAATTTCAATGCTAAACTTTCAATAGTTAATTGTTGTATATATCTACATGAATAACAGACTTCTTAACCATCTAACATCATTAAAGTTTCTTTTGCTTGCTGTAgattattttggttttttccTGTTCTTCTATATTCTGCTGCAGTACCTGGAGGAAATTCATGTCAGATCAAAATGGTTCACCAAGAAGATGCTGGCTTGAATGTTGAAATGGCAAAAGTTATCTTTGCCAAAGGCATATGGAGCTATGTATGTAAGATGGATAATGCTCTTCGAATGTATTCTGCCATAAAACGTCTTCAACTGACTTCAACTATTAGTGCAATCACACTCGTGCAGAAGGTGAATATTCTTTTTTAAATGACTTGTAAATGTGGTTTAGGGGTTGTTTGGGGTTGCATCTGCAACCTATTATTAAAGCTGCAGATAATCACTGTAAGTGTTTGGATGAAGTAGTCTGATTCTGATCATCTGATTAGTGTAGGGTCAAGTAATCAGTTTTTGATAATCAGGTTGAGAATAGCTTATCCGCAACCAATATGTCAGTTTTGGTATATCACATTATGTCCCAAGGTAATTATAATTTGTCTAACACGTGGGGCATGCTCGGGATTGCTTATCTAAACTCCATCTATGTAGAGGTTTTCAAAACGTAACACTTTGGAATAACCAACTCCGGCCTGTTTAGATAGATAGCACTGCTTATTTCACTCACAAAAATAAGCTAAGTAATGCCAAACACGCCCAAAAGTCAGATATATAATTTCAATAGAGAGTTCCGAAGACCCCCACAAAAGCTAGTTATCTAAGATCAATGAGGAAATGCATCCAATGATCCAAACACTATCTCCTGCGTCCTCTATGGTTACACCGCTGATTATTTTGATAAGGATCATTCCGTAATCCATATGGTAAAAACAGTTTCAAGATGCAATGAAAAACACGTATTATACCATTTCAAACGTGAGGGGTCTATTCAAATAATTGTT includes the following:
- the LOC122605683 gene encoding uncharacterized protein LOC122605683 isoform X3, whose translation is MEMESIWWLRGGWMISYSVAVVTLVSVWHLLKLIIQIIPSYSSFSRLWNSPSASASAAQSNHPVHTTTNTNNNNRIMISSSHNGGLITDFDLKLLMDNLEDDADTWETVVERRNNSLSYSVKCCKPKDGGPLKYLSTTIFNFCSSETLRDFYMANFYRMEWDKTLIDHRQLQVDENSGTEIGRTIKKFPLLTPREYILAWRLWEGRDQTYYCYSKECDHPLAPTQKKYVRVSLFRSGWRIKAVPGGNSCQIKMVHQEDAGLNVEMAKVIFAKGIWSYVCTTSIGIHEQH